The following are encoded in a window of Blattabacterium cuenoti genomic DNA:
- the tatC gene encoding twin-arginine translocase subunit TatC → MKNEKKEMPFWEHIEEIRKHLIHSVCAMIIATIILMNNKNVIFDYILFGPAKTDFITYRFFHKLGKIFHRSHHSFYFFSHNLEIQNRQIFGQFNMYIWTCLIGGFILSFPYIFYEFWKFIKPALSDEERKYSRGIIMMVTFLFILGILFGYFILCPFLIHFGYTFRISSFPRNIFDLSDYISLIMHSILSMGITFLFPIFIYFLTKIELISYPFLKKYRKHAFLILLILASAITPGDIFSTIVVLIPLMILYQFSIYISFYVSKKK, encoded by the coding sequence ATGAAAAATGAAAAAAAGGAGATGCCGTTTTGGGAACATATTGAAGAGATAAGAAAACATTTAATTCATAGTGTGTGTGCAATGATAATTGCGACGATTATTTTAATGAATAATAAGAATGTTATATTTGATTATATTCTTTTTGGTCCAGCAAAAACGGATTTTATTACTTATCGATTCTTCCATAAATTAGGAAAAATATTTCACCGGAGTCATCATTCCTTTTATTTTTTTTCTCACAATTTGGAAATACAAAACAGACAAATATTTGGACAATTTAATATGTATATATGGACCTGTTTGATTGGAGGATTTATCTTATCTTTTCCTTATATATTTTATGAATTTTGGAAATTCATCAAACCCGCCCTTTCGGATGAAGAAAGAAAATATTCTAGAGGGATCATTATGATGGTGACATTTTTATTTATATTAGGAATTCTTTTCGGTTATTTCATTTTATGTCCATTTTTAATTCATTTTGGTTATACTTTTAGGATTAGTTCTTTTCCAAGAAATATATTTGATTTATCGGATTACATATCTTTGATCATGCATTCTATATTATCTATGGGAATCACTTTTTTGTTTCCAATTTTTATATACTTTCTTACTAAAATAGAATTGATCTCCTATCCTTTTTTAAAAAAATATAGAAAACATGCTTTTTTGATCTTATTAATTCTAGCTTCAGCAATTACTCCTGGAGATATTTTTAGCACCATAGTGGTTTTGATTCCTTTAATGATTCTTTATCAATTTAGTATCTATATTTCTTTTTATGTTTCTAAAAAGAAATAA
- the dapF gene encoding diaminopimelate epimerase — MKMDFFKYQGTGNDFIILDNRKKKIPEEDHSLFTRLCDRHFGIGADGIILIKNDPSRDFYMKYYNSDGKESTMCGNGGRCAIAFSKKLGITKKNKIYFRAIDGDHCGIIQDHGLISLNLIDLEIDMIKISQKYVFLNTGSPHHVLFVKNIKEIDVCKQGRKISKGGVNVNFVEISGKNTLQVRTYERGVENETLSCGTGITASVLAAYETEKISLDKEKNVSISTLGGKLWVSFEKKNNLYKEIYLTGSVQFIFKGWIHI; from the coding sequence ATGAAAATGGATTTTTTTAAGTACCAGGGGACAGGAAATGATTTTATTATACTAGATAATCGGAAAAAAAAAATCCCGGAAGAGGATCATTCTCTCTTTACAAGATTATGTGATAGACATTTTGGGATTGGAGCAGATGGGATTATTTTGATTAAAAATGATCCTTCTCGTGATTTTTACATGAAATATTATAATTCTGATGGAAAAGAAAGTACTATGTGTGGAAATGGAGGACGTTGTGCTATTGCCTTTTCAAAAAAACTAGGAATTACAAAAAAAAATAAAATCTATTTTAGAGCTATAGATGGAGATCATTGTGGAATTATTCAGGATCATGGATTAATTTCTTTAAATCTTATTGATCTAGAAATAGATATGATAAAAATATCCCAAAAATACGTCTTTTTGAATACTGGATCTCCACATCATGTTCTTTTCGTAAAGAACATAAAAGAAATAGACGTTTGCAAACAGGGAAGAAAAATTAGTAAAGGAGGTGTAAATGTAAATTTTGTAGAAATATCTGGAAAGAATACACTTCAAGTACGCACTTATGAAAGAGGTGTTGAAAATGAAACTTTATCCTGTGGAACAGGAATTACGGCTTCTGTTCTTGCTGCATATGAAACGGAAAAGATATCTCTCGATAAGGAAAAAAATGTGTCAATCTCCACCTTAGGAGGAAAATTGTGGGTATCATTTGAAAAAAAAAATAATCTATATAAAGAAATATATTTAACTGGTTCTGTTCAGTTTATATTTAAAGGATGGATCCATATTTAA
- a CDS encoding transketolase — MNVRRRYLKDLCSQVRRDILRMVNNANSGHPGGSLGCTEYFVALYQEIMHYDPKKFTMEGLNEDLFFLSNGHISPVYYSILARSGFFSINELSTFRKLNSRLQGHPSTHGKLPGIRISSGSLGQGMSVAIGAALSKKISKDNNCDIYSLHGDGELNEGQIWEAVLYAGSKHIDNYIATVDYNGQQIDGTTEEVLSLGNLKEKFQSFDWKVLEELEGNNLDKVINILKKAKNETRKGKPVLIILYTQMGYGVDFMEGSNAWHGKSPNEKELEKALSQLPETLGDFPIRQ, encoded by the coding sequence ATGAATGTACGCAGACGTTATTTAAAGGACTTATGTTCTCAAGTGAGAAGAGACATCTTACGCATGGTAAATAACGCAAATTCTGGACATCCTGGTGGATCTTTAGGATGTACAGAATACTTTGTCGCTTTGTATCAAGAAATCATGCATTATGATCCTAAAAAGTTTACGATGGAAGGCTTAAATGAAGATCTTTTTTTTCTATCCAATGGACATATATCTCCTGTTTATTACAGTATATTAGCTCGTTCTGGTTTTTTTTCCATAAACGAATTATCTACTTTTAGAAAATTAAATTCTCGTTTACAAGGTCATCCTTCTACACATGGAAAACTTCCAGGAATACGAATTTCTTCAGGATCTTTAGGTCAAGGGATGTCAGTCGCCATTGGAGCTGCTCTATCCAAAAAAATTAGTAAAGACAATAATTGTGATATTTACAGCTTACATGGAGATGGAGAATTAAACGAAGGACAGATATGGGAAGCCGTTTTATACGCGGGGTCTAAACATATTGATAATTATATAGCTACTGTAGATTATAATGGACAACAAATAGATGGAACGACCGAGGAAGTTTTATCCCTTGGGAATTTGAAAGAAAAATTTCAATCTTTTGATTGGAAAGTTTTAGAAGAATTAGAAGGAAATAATCTTGATAAAGTGATTAATATTTTAAAAAAAGCAAAAAATGAGACGCGAAAAGGAAAACCAGTTTTAATTATCCTGTACACTCAAATGGGATATGGGGTAGATTTTATGGAAGGAAGTAATGCATGGCATGGAAAATCCCCTAATGAAAAAGAATTAGAAAAAGCGCTATCTCAACTTCCTGAAACTTTAGGAGATTTTCCAATAAGACAATAA
- a CDS encoding M42 family metallopeptidase, whose amino-acid sequence MKNKNHYSINEDSIKFLGKYLNSFSPTGDETEGQEIWKSYINPYVEKIETDLYGTVVGILNPNNSPYKLIIEAHADEISWYVNHITEDGIIYVSRNGGSDPQIAPSKRVVIHTEKGLVHGVFGWPAIHTRKSSEEKTPNVDNIFVDIGAFDRKEVERMGVHVGCVITYPDEFLIMNHNYFVCRSLDNKIGGFIIAEVVKKIRECGQNLKFGLYVVNSVQEEVGLRGAKMISQAIKPHMAIVTDVTHDTSTPMMDKKTQGDIRCGLGPVVGYAPSIQKNIREFIFHTAKNRKIPFQRLVSSRYTGTDTDAFAYSNKGVSSALISIPLKYMHTTVEMVHKKDVEQAVQLIFETLKGINSSKERFFID is encoded by the coding sequence ATGAAAAATAAAAATCATTATTCAATCAACGAAGATTCTATAAAATTTCTTGGAAAATATTTAAATAGTTTTTCTCCAACAGGAGACGAAACTGAAGGACAAGAAATATGGAAAAGTTATATAAATCCTTATGTAGAAAAAATAGAAACGGATTTATATGGGACAGTTGTAGGAATATTAAATCCTAATAATTCTCCATACAAATTAATTATTGAAGCTCATGCCGATGAAATTTCTTGGTATGTAAATCATATAACAGAAGATGGAATTATCTATGTTTCCCGTAATGGAGGATCAGATCCTCAAATAGCTCCATCAAAAAGAGTGGTGATCCATACAGAAAAAGGGTTAGTACATGGAGTTTTTGGTTGGCCTGCCATTCATACAAGAAAATCTTCAGAGGAGAAAACTCCTAATGTGGATAATATATTTGTAGATATTGGAGCTTTTGATAGAAAAGAAGTAGAGAGAATGGGGGTTCATGTAGGTTGTGTCATCACTTATCCTGATGAATTTTTAATTATGAATCATAACTATTTTGTATGCAGATCGTTAGATAATAAAATAGGAGGATTTATAATTGCAGAAGTAGTAAAAAAAATAAGAGAATGTGGCCAAAATTTAAAATTTGGATTATATGTGGTGAATTCTGTTCAGGAAGAAGTAGGATTAAGAGGGGCTAAAATGATTTCTCAGGCTATAAAACCTCATATGGCTATCGTTACTGATGTAACCCATGATACTTCTACCCCTATGATGGATAAAAAAACACAAGGAGATATTAGATGTGGTTTAGGTCCTGTTGTGGGATATGCTCCTTCTATACAGAAAAATATTAGAGAATTTATTTTTCATACTGCTAAAAATAGGAAAATTCCTTTTCAACGTTTAGTTTCATCTAGATATACCGGAACAGATACGGATGCTTTTGCCTATTCTAATAAAGGAGTATCGTCTGCTTTGATATCTATTCCTCTTAAATATATGCATACTACAGTAGAAATGGTTCATAAAAAAGATGTAGAACAAGCTGTTCAATTAATTTTTGAAACTTTAAAAGGAATTAATTCTTCAAAAGAAAGATTTTTTATCGATTGA
- a CDS encoding OmpA family protein, with the protein MKNVNFFIIALFALFSSGFSQHSQKKWFIRIGANDINYYSINSPFKDFFQKKNNSINPPFSNIELGHNLTKKIGGYLNVSLGMVDNHRWKIIDNFFVKLNPGIKFYFFPHYWLDPYLKLGAGYHQFDYRDRKLRISESKIYKLNKKDFFLFDGGFGMNFWIVSNFGVNVQSNYNQVIVSSHSKDYLNFWEHSIGVVYRFGGEDNPDPDKDKKESKKRVKIKEQENSYLPSIIEKKEEKNIEENSENKICCKEDDLDNDGILDREDLCPNKFGLKKFKGCPDTDSDNIPDHEDVCPKKYGKKENKGCPNGVFFPPILFDLGKFTLSPKSLEIIDEIYEIMTKKLPHSKFYINGYTDSYGKHSYNKILSIKRANSVFEALVSKGINPSRMEIRKLGKSVKRNKGRLVEITIRKSS; encoded by the coding sequence ATGAAAAACGTCAATTTTTTTATTATTGCTTTATTTGCTTTATTTTCATCTGGGTTTTCTCAACATTCTCAAAAAAAATGGTTTATTCGTATAGGAGCGAATGATATTAACTATTATTCCATAAATTCTCCTTTCAAAGATTTTTTTCAGAAAAAAAATAATAGTATAAATCCTCCGTTTTCTAATATAGAATTAGGACATAATCTAACTAAAAAAATAGGGGGATATTTGAACGTTTCATTGGGGATGGTCGACAATCATAGATGGAAAATAATAGATAATTTTTTTGTAAAATTAAATCCCGGAATAAAATTCTATTTTTTTCCTCATTACTGGCTGGACCCCTATTTAAAATTAGGAGCAGGTTATCATCAGTTTGACTATCGAGATAGAAAGTTAAGAATATCAGAATCAAAAATTTATAAATTGAATAAGAAAGATTTTTTTCTATTCGATGGTGGATTTGGAATGAATTTTTGGATCGTATCTAATTTTGGGGTCAACGTTCAAAGCAATTACAATCAAGTCATAGTTTCTTCTCATTCAAAAGATTATTTGAATTTTTGGGAACATTCTATAGGGGTCGTTTATCGTTTTGGAGGAGAAGATAACCCTGATCCGGATAAAGATAAAAAGGAATCTAAAAAAAGAGTGAAAATCAAAGAACAAGAAAATTCTTATTTGCCTTCTATCATAGAAAAAAAAGAGGAAAAAAATATTGAGGAAAATTCTGAGAATAAAATTTGCTGCAAAGAAGACGACTTAGACAACGATGGAATTTTAGATAGAGAGGATTTATGTCCTAACAAATTTGGGTTAAAAAAATTTAAAGGATGTCCGGATACAGATTCCGATAATATTCCAGACCATGAAGATGTATGTCCGAAAAAATATGGAAAAAAAGAAAACAAAGGATGTCCTAATGGTGTTTTTTTTCCTCCTATTTTATTTGATTTAGGAAAATTTACCTTATCTCCTAAATCATTAGAAATTATTGATGAAATATATGAAATTATGACAAAAAAACTTCCTCATTCAAAATTTTATATAAATGGGTATACAGATTCTTATGGAAAACATTCTTACAATAAAATTTTATCCATAAAAAGAGCAAATTCTGTATTTGAAGCTTTAGTTTCTAAAGGGATCAATCCATCTAGGATGGAAATAAGAAAACTAGGAAAATCTGTTAAAAGAAATAAAGGAAGACTTGTAGAAATAACTATACGAAAATCTTCGTAA
- a CDS encoding Do family serine endopeptidase yields MNKIVIYIIASSIFSSVITIAAYKKYAQEEAFPFPLYGIEKTKPPSSNPSSLVSSSGLPDFTRVVEKTIHAVVNIKNYSKKYSKKLHFDPFDFFFGFPDDFGERGKFPQKNDIPGLHGSGVLVSPDGYIVTNNHVIKDADKIEVTLSDQRTYRAKLIGTDTSTDIALLKINEKNLPFIYFSDSNKVQVGEWVLAIGNPFDLNSTVTAGIISAKNRSLGILRGETQAAIESFFQTDAAVNPGNSGGALVNTNGELIGINTAISSNSGNFIGYSFAAPSNLVAKVIQDIKKYGTVQRAYLGVRGMDLSKAEYLKAYNNEMHKNIKPQQGFLIGEVFEKSGAYDAGLKKGDIIKSIDGRPIQNVADLSVIVGTKYPGEKVKVKIIRNGKMKSFNVTLKDSQGRTKIRKKEEITPSELLGATFSTLGKESKKDFGIDYGIRIQEIRTGRLSAIGMEEGDIILSINGEKMRKPNDVDRVLKQYSGDVTIKSIKQNGQVYIAGFEMN; encoded by the coding sequence ATGAATAAAATAGTTATTTATATTATTGCCAGTAGTATTTTTAGTTCAGTAATAACTATTGCAGCATACAAGAAATATGCTCAAGAAGAAGCCTTTCCATTTCCGTTGTATGGAATAGAAAAAACAAAACCCCCCTCTTCTAATCCATCCTCATTAGTTAGTTCTTCTGGATTACCAGATTTTACCAGAGTTGTAGAAAAGACCATCCATGCGGTAGTCAATATCAAAAATTATTCTAAAAAATATAGCAAAAAATTACATTTTGATCCATTTGACTTTTTTTTCGGATTTCCTGATGATTTTGGAGAAAGAGGAAAATTTCCTCAAAAAAATGATATTCCAGGACTTCATGGATCTGGAGTTTTAGTATCTCCTGATGGATACATTGTCACTAATAATCATGTCATAAAAGATGCAGATAAAATAGAAGTGACACTTAGTGATCAAAGAACTTATAGGGCAAAATTAATTGGAACAGATACAAGTACGGATATAGCCTTATTAAAAATCAATGAAAAAAATTTACCTTTTATTTATTTTTCTGATTCTAATAAAGTACAAGTAGGAGAATGGGTTTTAGCAATCGGAAATCCTTTTGATTTGAACTCCACTGTGACCGCAGGTATCATAAGTGCTAAAAATAGAAGTTTAGGCATATTGAGAGGAGAAACTCAAGCAGCTATAGAATCTTTTTTTCAAACAGATGCAGCTGTTAATCCGGGAAATAGTGGAGGGGCCTTAGTCAACACAAATGGAGAATTAATTGGAATTAATACGGCAATCTCTTCAAATTCAGGAAATTTTATAGGATATAGTTTTGCGGCTCCTTCTAATTTAGTGGCAAAAGTCATTCAGGACATCAAAAAATACGGTACCGTACAAAGAGCCTATTTAGGAGTTAGAGGAATGGATCTTTCTAAAGCTGAATATTTGAAAGCTTATAATAATGAAATGCATAAAAATATCAAACCACAACAGGGTTTTTTAATCGGGGAAGTTTTTGAAAAAAGTGGAGCTTATGATGCAGGTCTTAAAAAAGGAGACATTATTAAAAGTATAGACGGAAGACCCATTCAAAATGTGGCAGATTTGTCTGTTATTGTCGGAACAAAATATCCGGGAGAAAAAGTAAAAGTGAAGATTATACGAAACGGAAAAATGAAATCTTTTAATGTGACTTTAAAAGATTCACAAGGAAGGACAAAAATTAGAAAAAAAGAGGAAATTACTCCATCAGAATTACTAGGTGCCACTTTTTCGACTCTTGGAAAAGAGTCGAAAAAAGATTTTGGGATTGATTATGGAATTAGAATCCAAGAAATCCGAACAGGTAGATTGAGTGCTATAGGAATGGAAGAAGGAGACATTATTTTATCTATTAATGGAGAAAAAATGAGAAAACCTAATGATGTAGACCGTGTTTTAAAACAATACTCCGGAGATGTGACAATAAAATCTATTAAACAAAATGGTCAAGTATATATAGCAGGATTTGAAATGAATTAA
- the tgt gene encoding tRNA guanosine(34) transglycosylase Tgt — protein sequence MKFNLIKTDRFSKARAGVLETDHGKIETPIFMPVASKGSVKSIPTHELYDIGSKILLGNTYHLYFRPGIKVLHHAGGLHSFMNWKESILTDSGGFQVYSMRKSNKITENGVLFKSLINGSYHFFSPEKSMEIQRLIGGDMIMAFDDFPPYPCSYKEAEYSLEKTHIWLRRCYSYLKENPEKYDYKQSFFPIVQGSIYPDLRRCSAEKIALLEAEGNAIGGLSLGETKEQTQSITDIVTDILPKEKPRYLMGVGNPIDLLEGIALGIDMFDCVLPTRNGRHGMLFTWKGVMNIKNKKWEKDFSCLDEYGNSYVDRSYSKSYVRHLFFAKENLAKQIASLHNLSFYFNLMKKARTNLLQETFSSWKKSVISLLKERL from the coding sequence ATGAAATTTAATTTAATAAAAACTGATCGTTTTTCTAAAGCGAGAGCAGGCGTATTGGAAACAGATCATGGAAAAATAGAAACCCCTATTTTTATGCCAGTAGCTTCAAAAGGAAGTGTAAAATCTATTCCAACACATGAACTATATGATATAGGATCGAAGATTCTCCTTGGAAATACTTATCATTTGTATTTCCGTCCTGGAATAAAAGTATTGCATCATGCAGGAGGACTTCACTCGTTTATGAATTGGAAAGAGTCTATCTTAACAGATAGTGGAGGTTTTCAAGTTTATTCTATGAGAAAATCTAATAAAATCACAGAAAATGGAGTCTTATTTAAATCTCTGATAAATGGTTCTTACCATTTTTTCTCTCCTGAAAAATCTATGGAAATTCAACGTTTGATAGGTGGTGATATGATTATGGCTTTTGATGATTTTCCTCCTTATCCCTGTAGTTATAAAGAAGCAGAATATTCTCTAGAAAAGACACATATTTGGTTAAGAAGATGTTATTCTTATTTAAAAGAAAATCCAGAAAAATATGATTATAAGCAAAGTTTTTTTCCTATCGTTCAAGGAAGTATTTATCCAGATTTGAGAAGATGTTCTGCAGAAAAGATTGCCTTATTGGAAGCTGAAGGAAATGCTATAGGTGGATTAAGTTTAGGAGAAACTAAAGAACAAACACAATCTATTACTGATATAGTCACGGATATTTTGCCTAAAGAAAAACCTAGATATTTAATGGGAGTAGGAAATCCTATAGATCTTTTAGAAGGAATAGCGCTTGGGATTGACATGTTCGATTGCGTACTTCCTACACGAAATGGACGTCATGGAATGTTATTTACCTGGAAAGGGGTTATGAATATCAAAAATAAAAAGTGGGAAAAAGATTTTTCCTGTTTGGATGAATATGGAAATTCTTATGTAGATAGATCCTATAGCAAATCTTATGTAAGACATCTTTTTTTTGCTAAAGAAAATTTAGCAAAACAAATTGCTTCTTTACACAATCTTTCTTTTTACTTCAATCTCATGAAAAAAGCCAGAACCAATCTTCTACAAGAAACCTTTTCTTCTTGGAAGAAATCAGTAATTTCTTTACTAAAAGAACGTTTATAA
- the smpB gene encoding SsrA-binding protein SmpB, with protein sequence MSIINRKARFQYRYIEEYIAGIQLFGTEVKSIKLNKANITDSFCQIKNGELYSINMYIAEYKFGTNWNHESKRDRKLLLTKKELIRIEKKLKEPGLTLIPTKLFFSKKGYIKVQIFLAKGKKIYDKRESIRNRDILRELQRSL encoded by the coding sequence ATGAGTATTATAAACAGAAAAGCTAGATTTCAGTATAGATATATAGAAGAATATATAGCTGGAATTCAATTATTTGGAACAGAAGTAAAATCTATAAAACTCAATAAAGCCAATATTACGGATAGTTTTTGTCAAATAAAAAATGGAGAATTATATTCCATTAACATGTATATAGCTGAATATAAATTTGGAACCAATTGGAATCACGAAAGCAAAAGAGATAGAAAATTATTATTAACCAAAAAAGAATTAATCAGAATAGAAAAAAAACTGAAAGAACCTGGATTGACCCTGATTCCTACTAAATTATTTTTTAGTAAAAAAGGATATATAAAAGTACAAATTTTTTTGGCAAAGGGAAAAAAAATATATGATAAACGTGAATCCATTCGAAATAGAGATATTCTTCGTGAGCTACAACGATCCTTATAA
- the ychF gene encoding redox-regulated ATPase YchF: MKCGIIGLPNIGKSTLFNLISNSKVLSENFPFCTIEPNYGITNVPDKRLYELKTFINPMKIVPSKIQIVDIAGLIKGSHKGEGLGNKFLSHIRETNVIIHMIRCFRDIKVLHVEGSINPIRDKEIIDIELQFKDLETLENKLNKINKKPKKNHKCLIKTLKKIIDHLKKGKNIRRCPLKENEKKYIEDLHLLTIKPVLYVCNIDEKDSNNPLYLKNIKKIVEEEKSPMIVLSLKNESKNQKEQKSIFFKSEINKLILDAYKLLNLQSFFTVGKEEIRAWSIPNHWTAYQASSVIHTDFKKGFICAEVFHYKDFIKSGSEEEAKKAGKRLLVGKNYLVQDGDIIHFRFNR; this comes from the coding sequence ATGAAATGTGGAATTATTGGTCTTCCAAATATAGGAAAATCAACTCTATTTAACCTTATTTCCAATTCTAAAGTTTTATCAGAAAACTTCCCTTTTTGTACTATAGAACCTAATTATGGAATCACAAACGTTCCAGATAAAAGATTGTATGAATTAAAAACATTCATTAACCCTATGAAAATAGTTCCATCAAAAATCCAAATAGTGGATATTGCTGGATTAATTAAAGGTTCACATAAGGGTGAAGGATTAGGAAATAAATTCCTATCTCATATTCGTGAAACAAATGTTATTATTCATATGATACGTTGTTTCAGAGATATTAAAGTCCTTCACGTAGAAGGATCCATCAACCCTATTAGGGATAAAGAAATTATTGATATAGAATTACAGTTTAAAGATCTAGAGACCCTAGAAAATAAATTAAATAAAATTAATAAAAAACCAAAAAAAAATCATAAATGTTTGATAAAAACACTAAAAAAAATAATTGATCATCTAAAAAAAGGAAAAAATATAAGAAGGTGTCCACTAAAAGAAAATGAAAAAAAGTACATAGAAGATTTACATCTATTAACCATTAAACCTGTTCTTTATGTATGCAATATAGATGAAAAAGATTCCAATAATCCTCTCTATTTAAAAAATATAAAAAAAATAGTGGAAGAAGAAAAATCTCCTATGATAGTTTTATCGTTAAAAAACGAATCTAAGAATCAAAAAGAACAAAAAAGTATTTTTTTTAAATCAGAAATTAATAAGCTCATCTTAGATGCTTATAAATTATTAAACTTACAAAGTTTTTTTACAGTAGGAAAAGAAGAAATCCGTGCTTGGTCTATTCCTAATCATTGGACTGCTTATCAAGCTTCTTCTGTCATTCATACAGATTTTAAAAAAGGATTTATATGCGCAGAAGTGTTTCATTATAAAGACTTTATAAAATCCGGATCAGAAGAAGAAGCAAAAAAAGCTGGAAAAAGGCTTTTGGTAGGAAAAAATTATCTTGTTCAAGATGGAGATATTATCCATTTTAGATTCAATCGATAA
- a CDS encoding LptF/LptG family permease, whose product MKILDRYIIRNILFTFILITILLQIISVIIDLSQRMHRLENNQGSIKDALIYYYPFWSIWLAYTFSPISVFLSIIFFTSRLNKYSEINAILASGISFKRITIPYLISASIIGMGALIINYSFLPLANKMKNKFHYQYLLSSRYKNQYENNQTISTQISNNEYLFIRNFSRKKNIGKDCIYQKFHGNKLIYLLKAKNIFWYKKHRIYILSNYSETYLNKNKDIFFKGIYKIQNFSMTPEELLPEEYIAETMTISELKKFIDREKKRGNSNINTHLNEYYQRTSYPFSNFILTLLGLSISSKRGGTAHNFIIGIILAFTYIFFTEISKVYSTKDYLPSYLSVWLPNGIFGMITLFLYWNRNRN is encoded by the coding sequence ATGAAAATACTAGACCGTTATATCATTCGTAATATTCTTTTTACCTTTATATTGATTACTATTCTATTACAGATCATCTCTGTTATTATAGATCTTTCTCAAAGAATGCATAGATTGGAAAACAATCAAGGATCCATCAAAGATGCTTTAATATATTATTATCCTTTTTGGTCCATATGGTTAGCCTATACATTTTCCCCGATTTCCGTTTTTTTATCAATTATTTTTTTTACATCTAGATTAAATAAATATTCAGAAATAAATGCTATTCTAGCAAGTGGGATTAGTTTTAAAAGGATAACGATCCCTTATTTAATTTCAGCTTCCATTATAGGAATGGGAGCCTTAATAATTAATTATTCTTTTTTACCCCTAGCTAATAAAATGAAAAACAAATTTCATTACCAATATCTATTAAGTTCAAGATACAAAAATCAATACGAAAACAATCAGACCATAAGTACCCAAATTTCAAATAATGAATATTTATTTATTCGAAATTTTTCCAGAAAGAAGAATATAGGAAAAGATTGTATATATCAAAAGTTCCATGGAAATAAATTGATATATCTTCTGAAGGCTAAAAACATATTTTGGTACAAAAAACATCGTATATATATCCTATCTAATTATAGCGAAACCTATCTAAATAAGAATAAGGATATTTTTTTCAAAGGAATTTATAAAATTCAAAATTTTTCTATGACTCCGGAAGAACTTTTACCAGAAGAATATATAGCAGAAACAATGACCATTTCTGAACTGAAAAAGTTTATTGATAGAGAAAAAAAGAGAGGAAATAGTAACATCAATACGCACTTAAATGAATATTATCAAAGAACGAGTTATCCTTTTTCTAATTTTATATTGACTCTTTTAGGATTATCTATCTCATCAAAAAGGGGGGGGACAGCCCATAATTTCATCATTGGAATAATATTGGCATTTACATATATTTTTTTTACAGAAATATCCAAAGTATACTCTACAAAAGATTATCTTCCTTCTTATTTATCTGTTTGGCTTCCAAATGGAATTTTCGGAATGATTACACTTTTTCTTTATTGGAATAGAAATCGTAATTAA